One genomic segment of Brevibacillus laterosporus LMG 15441 includes these proteins:
- a CDS encoding YqaA family protein — MLDQINEIFQQYGAWGLFTLSFLDSIILPFPPFFLQIAMSLLEPSLAIEYALFAFIGSLLGAPCGFILGKLFGKPLMDKIVPEKWISLATEQMTKNGDAAIIIGSFTPIPFKVFTILSGVLGFSFKKLMVYAVIGRGFKFFLIGLIFHLYGKQAKLLIDEYMDVSLLIVAVLLAVGWLIFMQIRKRRAAKK; from the coding sequence ATGCTTGACCAAATCAATGAAATCTTTCAGCAATACGGAGCGTGGGGATTATTTACACTCTCCTTTCTAGATTCAATCATCTTGCCGTTTCCCCCATTCTTTTTACAAATTGCAATGAGTCTATTGGAGCCTTCACTTGCTATTGAATATGCTCTCTTTGCTTTCATCGGCTCTCTACTGGGGGCACCATGCGGCTTTATTCTCGGTAAACTGTTTGGTAAACCGCTGATGGACAAAATCGTTCCGGAAAAATGGATCAGTCTCGCTACAGAACAAATGACTAAAAACGGTGATGCTGCCATTATCATTGGCTCATTTACACCTATTCCTTTTAAGGTATTTACCATCCTATCTGGTGTACTCGGCTTCTCCTTCAAAAAACTAATGGTTTATGCTGTTATTGGTCGAGGTTTTAAATTTTTTCTCATCGGTTTAATCTTCCATTTATATGGAAAGCAAGCAAAATTGTTAATTGATGAGTATATGGATGTTTCTCTTTTAATTGTAGCTGTTCTACTTGCCGTAGGCTGGCTGATCTTTATGCAAATAAGAAAGCGACGTGCTGCTAAAAAGTAA
- the ald gene encoding alanine dehydrogenase, protein MRIGIPKEIKNNENRVAMTPAGAMNLVKNGHEIFIETSAGFGSGFTDEQFVAAGAKIVQTAQEAWGMDMVMKVKEPLPSEYQYFREGLILFTYLHLAPEPELTKALVDNKVIGIAYETVQLSNGSLPLLTPMSEVAGRMSTQIGAQFLEKQEGGKGILLGGVPGVQRGKVTIVGGGVAGTNAAKMAVGLGADVTIIDLNPDRLRQIEDIFGHSVKTLMSNPFNIAHAVQESDLVIGAVLIPGAKAPKLVSEEMVKSMQPGSVLVDIAIDQGGIFETTDRITTHDNPTYEKHGVVHYAVANMPGAVPRTSTFALTNVTVPYAVQIANKGYQKACLENPALLKGINTLNGHVTYQAVAQALGYESVDAKELLEQQS, encoded by the coding sequence ATGCGCATCGGTATTCCAAAGGAAATTAAAAACAATGAAAATCGAGTAGCTATGACACCAGCAGGAGCAATGAATTTGGTGAAGAATGGACATGAAATCTTCATCGAAACATCCGCAGGGTTTGGCTCTGGATTTACTGATGAACAATTTGTAGCAGCTGGGGCTAAAATCGTCCAGACTGCACAAGAAGCTTGGGGAATGGACATGGTTATGAAAGTTAAGGAACCATTGCCTTCCGAATATCAATATTTCCGTGAAGGACTTATTCTGTTCACATACTTACATTTAGCTCCAGAACCAGAATTAACGAAAGCGTTAGTTGATAATAAAGTTATAGGGATCGCTTATGAAACCGTTCAACTGAGCAATGGCTCACTTCCGTTGTTAACTCCTATGTCAGAGGTTGCAGGGCGCATGTCTACCCAAATCGGCGCTCAGTTCCTGGAAAAACAGGAAGGCGGTAAAGGTATTCTCCTCGGCGGTGTGCCAGGGGTCCAACGTGGCAAAGTAACCATTGTTGGCGGAGGAGTAGCCGGTACTAATGCGGCGAAAATGGCAGTAGGTTTAGGTGCTGATGTTACCATTATCGACCTAAATCCTGATCGCTTGCGTCAAATAGAAGATATTTTTGGACATAGCGTAAAAACCCTGATGTCCAATCCCTTTAATATTGCACATGCCGTACAGGAATCTGATCTAGTGATTGGGGCTGTTCTTATTCCAGGAGCAAAAGCACCAAAATTGGTTTCAGAGGAAATGGTTAAATCCATGCAACCAGGCTCGGTTCTAGTAGATATTGCGATTGACCAAGGCGGTATTTTTGAAACAACCGATCGTATCACTACTCATGATAACCCAACGTATGAAAAACATGGTGTAGTGCATTATGCGGTGGCTAATATGCCTGGCGCTGTTCCACGCACATCTACGTTTGCTTTGACAAACGTGACGGTTCCATATGCGGTGCAAATCGCCAATAAAGGCTATCAAAAGGCATGCTTAGAAAACCCTGCATTACTAAAAGGTATAAATACATTGAATGGACATGTAACATATCAGGCTGTTGCACAAGCATTGGGCTATGAGTCTGTAGATGCGAAGGAATTGCTAGAGCAGCAAAGCTAA
- the gerQ gene encoding spore coat protein GerQ, with the protein MYYNTYAQQEFEPTSYYPQCYMYPCYPTPQQQTPSAQMGPTQVSPNLQIQQQPQQLVPPNANGSFIPGGPLPVVEESYVENILRLNRGKVGTFYMTYENNSEWNAKIFRGVIETAGRDHIILSDPQTGMRYLLLMLNLNYVTFDEEINYIPPVNPFARTR; encoded by the coding sequence ATGTATTATAATACTTATGCTCAGCAAGAATTCGAGCCCACTTCTTATTATCCACAATGCTATATGTATCCATGTTACCCTACTCCACAACAGCAGACACCATCCGCACAAATGGGTCCTACACAGGTAAGCCCTAACCTACAAATCCAGCAACAGCCCCAGCAACTCGTGCCTCCGAATGCAAATGGGAGCTTTATACCCGGTGGTCCCCTTCCAGTAGTCGAAGAATCATACGTAGAAAATATTTTACGTCTCAATCGAGGAAAAGTCGGTACCTTCTATATGACCTATGAAAATAACAGCGAATGGAATGCAAAAATTTTCCGCGGAGTCATCGAAACTGCTGGTCGAGATCATATCATCCTTAGTGATCCGCAAACCGGTATGCGTTATTTGCTTCTGATGCTAAACCTAAATTATGTTACCTTTGATGAAGAAATTAACTACATTCCACCAGTAAATCCATTTGCTCGTACACGTTAG
- a CDS encoding cell wall hydrolase — translation MAVIKYNTSDLNMLARLLRAEAEGEGPLGMLMVGNVSVNRVLANCLDFKNIRTIPQMVYQSPGGYESVQKPYFYQMARESEKRLAKRVINGERTHPASNGLWFFRPVGSCPPTWFNQRNTGRFKAHCFFAPTVQDCPRVY, via the coding sequence ATGGCTGTTATTAAGTACAACACCAGTGATCTTAACATGCTAGCTAGGCTACTTCGAGCAGAAGCTGAAGGAGAAGGACCTCTTGGAATGTTAATGGTTGGAAATGTTTCTGTTAACCGTGTCCTTGCCAACTGCTTAGATTTTAAAAACATACGAACCATCCCTCAAATGGTATATCAAAGTCCCGGCGGATATGAATCTGTTCAAAAACCGTATTTCTATCAAATGGCTAGAGAATCAGAGAAACGTTTGGCCAAACGCGTAATTAATGGAGAAAGGACACATCCTGCAAGCAACGGACTTTGGTTCTTTCGCCCGGTAGGTAGCTGCCCTCCCACTTGGTTCAACCAGAGAAACACAGGACGATTTAAGGCACATTGTTTCTTTGCACCAACCGTTCAGGATTGCCCTAGAGTTTATTAA
- a CDS encoding FMN-binding protein: MKKLSLMMASVLAVSMLAGCGAATQPAPDKKTETAAPANATDKKMADGVYYAQQKNADADWNYAVVLDVKDGKITNVNWTGISKDAGPDKKTVSKDGKYGMKEKAKAQAEWHEQAEKVEKFLIEKQDPAAITVDNEGKTDAVSGVSIKINDFTALVTEALAAGPQQPGPYKDGAYHAEQPEFEKDWKYTADFTVLNGKIVAANWNAINEKGEADKKTQSKEGKYGMKEKAKAQAEWHEQAAKVEQALIEKQDPAAITVNNEGKTDAVSGVSIKVNDFVKLAEEALKDAKK, encoded by the coding sequence ATGAAAAAACTTTCACTGATGATGGCAAGTGTATTAGCAGTTTCTATGCTAGCAGGATGCGGTGCTGCTACACAACCTGCTCCTGACAAGAAAACAGAAACAGCCGCCCCGGCTAATGCAACGGATAAAAAAATGGCGGATGGCGTGTATTACGCTCAACAAAAAAATGCTGATGCGGATTGGAACTATGCAGTTGTACTGGATGTAAAGGATGGAAAAATTACCAATGTGAACTGGACTGGGATCAGTAAAGATGCGGGACCAGATAAAAAAACAGTATCTAAAGATGGCAAATATGGCATGAAGGAAAAAGCAAAAGCTCAAGCTGAGTGGCATGAACAAGCCGAAAAAGTAGAAAAATTCTTGATAGAAAAACAAGATCCAGCAGCAATTACAGTGGATAACGAGGGAAAAACTGATGCCGTTTCAGGTGTATCTATTAAGATAAATGACTTTACTGCTTTGGTAACGGAAGCATTAGCGGCAGGTCCACAACAACCAGGTCCTTATAAAGACGGTGCATACCATGCGGAACAGCCAGAATTTGAAAAAGATTGGAAATATACAGCGGACTTTACTGTGCTAAATGGTAAAATTGTTGCCGCGAACTGGAATGCAATCAACGAAAAAGGTGAAGCAGACAAGAAAACCCAGTCTAAAGAAGGCAAGTATGGCATGAAGGAAAAAGCAAAAGCACAGGCTGAGTGGCATGAGCAAGCAGCAAAAGTAGAACAGGCTCTAATTGAAAAACAAGACCCAGCGGCAATTACAGTAAATAATGAAGGCAAAACAGATGCGGTTTCAGGTGTATCTATTAAAGTAAACGATTTCGTGAAATTAGCCGAAGAGGCTCTAAAAGACGCGAAAAAATAA
- the mqnC gene encoding cyclic dehypoxanthinyl futalosine synthase yields MIDHILDKALRGERLQLEDGLALFASDEIEKIGHAANQIMQKWHPEPITTFVIGRNINYSNVCDTYCRFCAFYRPPGSKEGYVLPKETIFEKIQETVDVGGTEILMQGGTNPDLKLSYFTELLREIKQRFPTITMHSLSTAEVAKMAEVSNVSVEEALRQLKEAGLDSLPGAGGEILDNRTRKKISRLKGTWEQWVDIQKAAHRAGLPGTATMVIGFGEEMEERVLSLLRIRDAQDETNGFKAFIVWTFQPDNTNMKATKNTPEEYLKTLAISRLMLDNIPNFQSSWVTMGPEIGKLSLSYGANDFGSTMMEENVVSAAKCAYKVNTNKILELIREAGKIPAQRNTAYETLRVFQESEWAETDFVMQN; encoded by the coding sequence TTGATTGATCATATATTGGACAAAGCTCTTCGTGGCGAGCGACTTCAATTAGAGGATGGTTTAGCCCTTTTTGCTTCTGATGAAATTGAGAAAATAGGTCATGCAGCGAATCAGATCATGCAAAAGTGGCATCCTGAACCGATCACGACCTTTGTCATCGGACGGAATATCAACTATTCCAATGTCTGTGATACCTATTGCCGTTTTTGCGCCTTTTATCGCCCGCCTGGCTCGAAGGAAGGCTATGTTCTTCCAAAAGAAACAATTTTCGAAAAGATTCAAGAAACAGTTGATGTTGGCGGAACAGAAATTTTAATGCAGGGTGGTACGAATCCTGATTTAAAACTATCCTATTTTACGGAATTGCTACGCGAGATTAAACAGCGCTTCCCGACCATTACGATGCACTCTTTATCTACAGCCGAGGTAGCTAAAATGGCTGAGGTCTCCAATGTATCAGTTGAAGAGGCCCTAAGACAGCTAAAAGAAGCTGGTCTAGATTCTTTGCCAGGAGCAGGCGGAGAAATTCTGGATAATCGGACACGTAAAAAGATTTCGCGTTTAAAAGGAACCTGGGAGCAGTGGGTGGATATCCAAAAAGCAGCCCACCGAGCAGGTCTGCCTGGAACGGCTACGATGGTTATCGGTTTTGGTGAAGAAATGGAAGAACGAGTGTTATCTTTGCTGCGCATTCGTGATGCTCAGGATGAGACAAATGGATTTAAGGCATTTATTGTCTGGACCTTCCAGCCTGATAATACCAACATGAAAGCTACGAAAAACACTCCAGAAGAGTATCTAAAAACATTGGCGATCAGCCGTTTGATGCTGGATAACATACCTAACTTTCAATCCTCCTGGGTAACAATGGGACCTGAGATCGGTAAACTGTCCTTGTCTTATGGAGCTAATGATTTTGGCTCGACTATGATGGAAGAGAATGTTGTATCAGCAGCGAAATGTGCTTACAAGGTAAATACAAACAAAATCCTAGAGTTAATCCGTGAAGCGGGAAAAATTCCTGCTCAACGCAATACCGCCTATGAAACTCTACGCGTGTTTCAAGAGAGCGAATGGGCAGAGACGGATTTTGTTATGCAAAATTAA
- a CDS encoding amino acid permease yields MSNLLRKKSVTDLLQQGQNKSLNKTLTSFDLSLLGIGAVLGTGVMVLTGIVAARDAGPAVILSFMIAALVCGFAAFCYSEFASTIPVSGSAYTYTYATLGEFVAHLMGWTLLSVYFLTTSAVAVGWSAYFNNLLTGFGWGLPEQLVSTPMSGGIINLPAVIIVLLITFVLSRGTKESKKFNNFMVLVKLLVILLFIAVGVFYVKPENWNPFLPYGVEGVFAGAAAVFFAFLGFDAVSTSAEECKNPQKALPVGIISSLVVCTILYVIVCLIMTGITSYKNLDVPEAMAYVLEIVGQDTVAGIVAVGAVIGIMAVIFAYVFAGTRVIFAMSRDGLLPKRFSSVNKTDTPVFSTWLTGLLSGGIAGFVEIKELSNLANIGALLTFAMVALSVIVLRKTHPNLERGFKVPLVPFIPILTMVFCAFLMINLPGATWMYFAIWVAIGTVVYFVYSKKHSLLENVGSSDGSKKKR; encoded by the coding sequence ATGAGCAATCTTTTGAGAAAAAAATCAGTTACTGACTTATTGCAACAAGGTCAAAACAAATCATTAAACAAAACACTAACATCCTTTGATCTTTCTTTACTAGGCATTGGGGCAGTGCTAGGAACTGGTGTTATGGTACTTACAGGTATTGTAGCAGCTAGAGATGCTGGTCCTGCTGTTATTCTTTCGTTTATGATTGCTGCACTTGTTTGTGGTTTTGCTGCCTTTTGCTACTCAGAATTTGCTTCGACCATCCCGGTTTCTGGAAGCGCTTACACCTATACGTATGCAACACTAGGTGAATTTGTAGCGCATCTGATGGGATGGACATTATTATCTGTTTATTTTCTTACCACTTCAGCAGTTGCTGTTGGATGGTCTGCTTATTTTAATAATCTGCTGACTGGTTTTGGCTGGGGTTTGCCTGAACAGTTGGTCAGTACGCCGATGAGTGGCGGAATTATTAATCTACCGGCTGTTATCATTGTCTTACTAATCACTTTTGTATTATCTCGTGGAACAAAAGAAAGTAAGAAGTTTAACAACTTCATGGTATTAGTAAAGCTACTGGTGATCTTACTGTTTATCGCTGTAGGTGTATTTTATGTTAAGCCTGAAAATTGGAACCCATTCTTGCCGTATGGCGTTGAAGGAGTTTTTGCTGGAGCAGCAGCGGTATTCTTTGCGTTCCTAGGCTTTGATGCAGTATCAACCTCTGCAGAGGAGTGTAAAAACCCGCAAAAGGCTTTGCCAGTAGGGATTATCTCATCACTTGTTGTTTGTACGATCCTTTATGTTATTGTGTGTCTTATCATGACAGGCATCACTTCTTATAAGAACTTAGATGTACCTGAAGCAATGGCGTATGTCCTGGAGATTGTAGGTCAGGATACGGTAGCGGGAATCGTTGCTGTAGGAGCCGTTATTGGTATTATGGCAGTTATTTTTGCTTATGTATTTGCTGGCACTCGTGTAATCTTTGCGATGAGTCGCGATGGGCTACTTCCAAAACGCTTCTCTAGTGTTAATAAAACAGATACACCTGTATTTTCTACATGGCTAACAGGATTACTCAGTGGTGGAATTGCAGGATTTGTAGAAATTAAGGAACTATCTAATTTAGCAAATATCGGTGCGTTACTCACGTTTGCTATGGTTGCATTATCAGTTATCGTACTTCGTAAAACGCATCCAAATTTGGAGCGTGGCTTTAAGGTTCCATTAGTTCCGTTCATTCCTATCTTAACAATGGTATTCTGTGCGTTCCTCATGATTAATCTTCCAGGAGCAACCTGGATGTATTTTGCAATCTGGGTGGCCATCGGAACGGTTGTCTATTTTGTCTACTCTAAGAAACATAGTTTGCTAGAGAACGTGGGCTCTTCGGACGGATCTAAGAAAAAAAGGTAA